In Treponema primitia ZAS-2, a genomic segment contains:
- a CDS encoding HTH domain-containing protein, translated as MANPFANSIKFLAAINLLASPQGATIKTLMEHLSISRRTAFRLLEALEELGLPLIDEQSGPRVEKVYRLMDSYVLKLPNMAILNPGLTAQEIETLLTLLEYHEKLQKLEKASTINAIRQKIMALIPKGLDKLTNRGAMF; from the coding sequence ATGGCTAACCCCTTTGCCAACTCCATAAAATTCCTTGCCGCAATTAATCTCCTGGCTTCTCCTCAAGGGGCGACTATCAAAACCCTCATGGAACACCTCAGTATCTCCCGGCGCACCGCCTTCCGGCTCCTGGAGGCTCTGGAAGAACTCGGGCTTCCCCTCATTGACGAGCAATCAGGGCCGAGGGTTGAAAAGGTATACCGGCTCATGGATTCCTACGTTCTTAAGCTTCCCAATATGGCTATCCTCAATCCGGGCCTGACAGCCCAGGAGATTGAGACATTATTGACACTCCTTGAGTACCATGAAAAATTGCAGAAACTTGAAAAGGCTTCGACAATTAACGCTATACGTCAAAAGATTATGGCATTAATACCGAAAGGGCTGGATAAACTTACTAATAGGGGCGCCATGTTTTGA
- a CDS encoding AAA family ATPase, producing MNAISPTRAAYWKKQVETRIMQGKAIPERLGKALCRMTYISLDATAGGNSQYVPDRSPPAVDALTAIYQPFPEVLSVILSVTEPIAIGSVPVKRPKAATPAVPLIKFREPKYAQPVAKLIEAGHPILLVGPAGCGKTRLFYDIAQKARKNIYRVNFDGGMTPDAFIGGVRLRSVKNPDGTATQETYFLEGPVVKAAKEGAWLLLDEIDKAQPEYAAALHAMIEDIHNPIVLNDDGGKTIKPHKDFRILATANTLGNMEDISLGYYGSSPMSAAFKDRFAILQVDYPPDEPAIINDILHDKDMSTRLVKVAKLVRQAMMDGRLTGSPFSTRRLIALAFAFKCLGDLEMTIELELLGRFSSAGRSLVESFISNVFTNKWRKVKDTAADTASTT from the coding sequence ATGAACGCAATATCACCTACCCGCGCAGCTTATTGGAAGAAACAGGTTGAAACCCGCATAATGCAGGGAAAGGCTATCCCGGAACGGCTCGGCAAAGCTTTATGCCGGATGACGTATATTTCCCTTGACGCTACAGCGGGGGGTAACTCCCAGTATGTCCCGGATCGTTCACCGCCGGCGGTTGACGCCCTTACGGCAATCTACCAGCCCTTCCCGGAAGTATTATCTGTTATCCTGTCGGTAACGGAACCGATTGCGATAGGTAGTGTTCCTGTTAAACGCCCTAAGGCCGCCACACCCGCCGTACCGCTGATTAAATTCAGGGAGCCGAAATACGCACAACCGGTTGCCAAGCTCATTGAGGCCGGCCATCCTATCTTGCTGGTAGGCCCCGCAGGGTGTGGCAAGACCCGGCTTTTCTATGACATTGCCCAGAAAGCCCGGAAGAATATCTACCGGGTCAACTTTGACGGCGGCATGACCCCGGATGCCTTTATCGGTGGTGTTCGCCTCCGGTCGGTTAAAAATCCCGATGGGACCGCCACTCAGGAGACCTACTTTCTGGAAGGCCCGGTTGTCAAAGCCGCTAAAGAGGGCGCATGGCTTCTCCTGGACGAGATCGACAAAGCCCAGCCGGAATACGCCGCCGCCCTTCATGCCATGATCGAGGATATTCATAACCCAATCGTTCTTAATGATGACGGAGGCAAAACTATTAAACCCCATAAGGATTTCCGTATTTTAGCTACCGCCAATACCTTGGGCAACATGGAGGACATCTCCCTCGGGTACTATGGTTCATCTCCCATGAGCGCCGCATTCAAGGATCGGTTTGCCATCTTACAGGTTGATTACCCTCCCGATGAACCTGCCATCATCAATGACATCCTGCACGATAAGGATATGTCTACCCGTTTAGTCAAAGTTGCCAAACTGGTCAGGCAGGCAATGATGGATGGACGTCTAACCGGTTCTCCCTTTTCCACCCGCCGCCTTATCGCCCTTGCTTTTGCTTTCAAGTGCCTGGGGGATCTTGAAATGACAATCGAACTTGAATTGTTGGGCCGGTTCTCCAGCGCCGGACGATCGTTGGTGGAATCCTTCATTTCAAATGTTTTCACCAATAAGTGGCGAAAGGTTAAAGATACTGCCGCAGATACGGCAAGTACCACATAG